A window of the Haloarcula litorea genome harbors these coding sequences:
- a CDS encoding DUF5828 family protein has translation MADMEESVSGFKTRGGWVDVVEHGERITRALKDIFDEGEADADRDALAEFDEWRPKSHERLDEDVNEKTAEQASVGEGKGEQAGKDPDEDLQTAGEKLSESYENLDEPDEAIDKWSESVDYVTRAADSASRKALRRVEDAVYRNVMTQIAPYYFDNELVSANLQRISGEDPEYVFEVNVNDDDLKMRVSNRLADYEQDVERWHVDTEKVTEAVEAAEGVDAVEPGEETDAKTN, from the coding sequence ATGGCAGATATGGAAGAGAGCGTCTCGGGATTCAAGACGCGTGGCGGCTGGGTCGACGTCGTCGAACACGGCGAGCGGATCACACGGGCACTGAAGGACATCTTCGACGAGGGCGAGGCCGACGCCGATCGGGATGCGCTGGCGGAGTTCGACGAGTGGCGACCCAAGAGCCACGAGCGACTGGACGAGGACGTCAACGAGAAGACCGCCGAGCAGGCGAGCGTCGGCGAAGGGAAAGGCGAACAGGCCGGGAAAGACCCGGACGAGGACCTCCAGACCGCCGGGGAGAAGCTCAGCGAGTCCTACGAGAACCTCGACGAGCCCGACGAGGCCATCGACAAGTGGAGCGAGTCCGTCGACTACGTCACGCGGGCGGCCGACTCGGCCAGCCGGAAGGCCCTGCGCCGGGTGGAGGACGCCGTCTACCGGAACGTGATGACCCAGATCGCTCCCTACTACTTCGACAACGAACTCGTCAGCGCGAACCTCCAGCGGATCAGCGGCGAGGACCCGGAGTACGTCTTCGAGGTCAACGTCAACGACGACGACCTGAAGATGCGGGTCTCGAACCGCCTGGCCGACTACGAGCAGGACGTCGAGCGCTGGCACGTCGACACCGAGAAGGTGACCGAGGCCGTCGAGGCCGCGGAGGGTGTGGACGCGGTCGAGCCGGGGGAGGAGACCGATGCGAAGACGAACTGA
- a CDS encoding type 1 glutamine amidotransferase domain-containing protein, which produces MTSALFVVSEHGYWGEECIEPLTTLSEAGVDVTVATPTGDPPEVDERSVDPDEVGEETAEHVMDVHENDERLNDPTPVARVEAGDYDAVVFPGGHGTEWDVNQDSDARRLLRDAVEGDSGKALVVCHAVGILAFTRATNGGFLVEGRSVTGFPNEWEEGIVDDDDLMPDGRKLPYWVEDEVKAAGGVWDAELDADASVTVDGDLVTARGPGSSSAAATTLLEELGVERPA; this is translated from the coding sequence ATGACATCCGCACTGTTCGTCGTCAGCGAGCACGGCTACTGGGGAGAGGAGTGCATCGAGCCGCTGACCACGCTCTCGGAGGCCGGCGTCGACGTCACCGTCGCGACGCCGACGGGCGACCCGCCGGAGGTCGACGAGCGCTCGGTCGACCCCGACGAGGTCGGCGAGGAGACGGCCGAACACGTGATGGACGTCCACGAGAACGACGAGCGGCTGAACGACCCGACGCCCGTCGCCCGCGTCGAGGCCGGCGACTACGACGCCGTCGTCTTCCCGGGCGGCCACGGCACCGAGTGGGACGTCAACCAGGACAGCGACGCGCGCCGCCTGCTGCGGGACGCCGTCGAGGGCGACAGCGGGAAGGCGCTGGTCGTCTGTCACGCCGTCGGCATCCTCGCGTTCACCCGAGCGACGAACGGCGGCTTCCTCGTCGAGGGCCGTTCGGTCACCGGCTTCCCCAACGAGTGGGAGGAGGGCATCGTCGACGACGACGACCTGATGCCCGACGGCCGGAAGCTCCCATACTGGGTCGAGGACGAGGTAAAGGCCGCCGGCGGCGTCTGGGACGCCGAGCTCGACGCCGACGCGAGCGTCACCGTCGACGGCGATCTGGTGACGGCGCGGGGGCCGGGCTCGTCCAGCGCGGCCGCGACGACGCTGCTGGAGGAGCTGGGCGTCGAAAGACCGGCCTAA
- a CDS encoding TAXI family TRAP transporter solute-binding subunit, translating into MSNRKTRRRFLRTAGLTGAVALAGCGGDGGGGGDGGDGNGSDGGDGNGGGDGNGGGDGNGGDGGGGGDGGDGGTETRLSWHAGGTGGTYFPLSNEFKTVVEDNTDFTLNVQSTGASVENVGNLASGDADFALIQNDIAYFAKNGTGIEAFQDNAVENLMGVATLYPETITVVTLANTGITQLSDLSGAVINTGDLGSGTQVNALQILEAVGISDFTEQNASFSQAADQLRNGDIDAAFVVGGWPVGAIEDLANTNDLVIVPIRGDNREAVKEAASWFADDTIPAGTYTGVDQAVETVAVQAMIATRSEMEASTVETVTAAIFDNVDDLTIKTDFISRDSAQDGMSIELHPGAATYFEG; encoded by the coding sequence ATGTCGAACCGAAAGACTCGACGACGGTTCCTCCGTACCGCGGGACTGACCGGTGCCGTCGCACTCGCCGGCTGTGGCGGCGACGGCGGGGGCGGCGGCGACGGTGGCGACGGGAACGGCAGCGACGGTGGCGACGGGAACGGCGGCGGTGACGGGAACGGCGGCGGTGACGGGAACGGCGGCGACGGCGGGGGCGGCGGTGACGGCGGCGACGGCGGGACCGAGACCCGCCTCTCGTGGCACGCCGGCGGCACCGGCGGGACGTACTTCCCGCTCTCGAACGAGTTCAAGACCGTCGTCGAGGACAACACCGACTTCACGCTGAACGTCCAGTCGACCGGGGCCAGCGTCGAGAACGTGGGCAACCTCGCCAGCGGCGACGCCGACTTCGCGCTGATCCAGAACGACATCGCCTACTTCGCGAAGAACGGCACCGGGATCGAGGCGTTCCAGGACAACGCGGTCGAGAACCTGATGGGCGTGGCGACGCTGTACCCGGAGACGATCACCGTCGTCACGCTGGCGAACACGGGCATCACCCAACTGTCGGACCTCTCGGGCGCGGTCATCAACACCGGCGACCTCGGGTCGGGGACGCAGGTCAACGCCCTCCAGATCCTGGAGGCGGTCGGCATCAGCGACTTCACCGAGCAGAACGCCTCGTTCTCGCAGGCGGCCGACCAGCTCCGGAACGGCGACATCGACGCGGCGTTCGTGGTCGGCGGCTGGCCCGTCGGCGCGATCGAGGACCTCGCGAACACGAACGACCTCGTCATCGTCCCCATCCGGGGGGACAACCGCGAGGCGGTCAAGGAGGCGGCGTCGTGGTTCGCCGACGACACGATCCCGGCGGGCACCTACACCGGCGTCGACCAGGCCGTCGAGACCGTGGCCGTCCAGGCGATGATCGCGACCCGGTCGGAGATGGAGGCGTCGACGGTCGAGACGGTGACTGCGGCGATCTTCGACAACGTCGACGACCTCACGATCAAGACGGACTTCATCAGCCGGGACTCGGCACAGGACGGGATGTCCATCGAGCTCCACCCCGGCGCGGCGACCTACTTCGAGGGCTGA
- a CDS encoding DUF1850 domain-containing protein encodes MNRSHAVTVAILVVVCVGSAGAVPTERVLVAADAETGETYLTAPVENGTTVALTYTHSVEQTPVVDEYAVRGDRLVMTRMVFESYGWGLPSGADVARENGSFVFDPDRSYTRLTVAPGEVAGHTLRVGDRRYDLVALTDGRSVTLRLERRPPLATVLETIL; translated from the coding sequence ATGAACCGGAGCCACGCCGTCACGGTCGCCATACTCGTGGTCGTGTGCGTCGGGAGCGCCGGCGCGGTCCCGACCGAGCGCGTCCTCGTCGCCGCGGACGCGGAGACCGGCGAGACCTATCTGACCGCGCCGGTCGAGAACGGGACGACGGTCGCGCTGACCTACACCCACAGCGTCGAGCAGACCCCCGTCGTCGACGAGTACGCGGTCCGCGGCGACCGGCTCGTGATGACTCGGATGGTCTTCGAGTCCTACGGCTGGGGGCTGCCCAGCGGCGCGGACGTCGCCCGCGAGAACGGCTCGTTCGTCTTCGATCCCGACCGCTCGTACACCCGCCTCACCGTCGCGCCCGGCGAGGTGGCCGGGCACACGCTGCGGGTCGGCGACCGGCGCTACGACCTCGTGGCCCTGACCGACGGCCGCTCGGTGACGCTGCGACTGGAGCGTCGGCCGCCGCTCGCGACTGTACTGGAGACAATCCTATGA
- a CDS encoding TRAP transporter permease, giving the protein MSVSDDDRDPSTDRDVTDDAISDEEVDEVLQEIERKRSLAGPAAVAVAVVGISFSVFQMWLAARGFVLSVTLPGLGTFTLAALQLLQINAIHVAFALVLTFLLYPSVTGDGVVWSRARSLSARQDELLGRGHPVARATRAVGAGASWLLVDREMERVTPLDLVLSGIAVLAAAYFVTDFQEIQRMRALGLEAGRPIQEVFTFLDPLTPLLGPLAETSYAFVLGVIGVLLVLEATRRAISLYLMIIVASFVVYARFGFLIPQDAAYVGVLSIPPLDWTSIVQNLWYNTENGVFGIPVTVSVQFIYIFILFGAFLEMSGAGQWFIDLAYGVTGTRQGGPAKASILASGFMGTISGSSIANTVTTGAFTIPLMKRSGYRPEFAGGVEASASSGGQILPPVMGAAAFLIVQYTVTPFRDVIVAATIPAIVFFFGVWVMVHFEASKEGIGGLDPSELVDVRDHLRSGWFYLVPIGLLLFYLIVERLSVARSAWFTLIAIGALITLVAAYSDETRGRLGAIFGVLFVGTLLAELLAGAGVLGAIAGEGEGPQSLGAAFAATVGELGGIAIVAGVLTLATRPYLDSPILAYDDAVDDAAETTAAAIGRSEWASNGLYRLGTFLGTSMESGARTAVPVVVAVAAAGIIPGVISVSGLGPNLVALIRAVAGGSLVLLLLVTAVASIILGMGMPTTVTYIILVSLLAPALVGFGVPELAAHLFILYFGVIADITPPVAVAAYAASGVAKSDAFQTGIEAFSLSLNKAIVPFAFILTPGIVLLRRKENASELPLGEQYRVVQFSDFLDPAFAVFEVAIPVLAVFVGVVALAATVIGHVSAPLSRGRRAAFAASSVLLMAPGLAVSGLFDLLGLVGVPGVEVTLVLDIGLRAVGLALFLALVVEDRRRADPTTDPTPDPGPA; this is encoded by the coding sequence ATGAGTGTCTCAGACGACGACCGCGACCCGTCGACGGACCGGGACGTGACCGACGACGCCATCTCCGACGAGGAGGTCGACGAGGTGTTACAGGAGATCGAGCGCAAGCGCTCGCTCGCGGGCCCGGCGGCGGTGGCCGTCGCCGTCGTCGGTATCAGCTTCTCGGTGTTCCAGATGTGGCTGGCCGCTCGGGGGTTCGTCCTCTCGGTGACGCTCCCGGGGCTGGGGACGTTCACGCTCGCTGCCCTGCAGCTGCTCCAGATCAACGCCATCCACGTCGCGTTCGCGCTCGTGCTCACCTTCCTGCTGTACCCGTCGGTGACCGGCGACGGGGTAGTGTGGTCCCGGGCGCGCTCGCTGTCGGCGCGACAGGACGAGCTGCTCGGACGCGGCCACCCGGTGGCGCGGGCGACCCGGGCGGTCGGGGCCGGCGCGTCGTGGCTGCTCGTCGACCGGGAGATGGAACGGGTGACGCCGCTGGATCTGGTGTTGTCCGGCATCGCCGTGCTGGCGGCGGCGTACTTCGTCACCGACTTCCAGGAGATCCAGCGGATGCGCGCGCTGGGCCTGGAGGCCGGCCGGCCGATACAGGAGGTGTTCACCTTCCTCGACCCGCTGACGCCCCTGCTCGGCCCGCTGGCAGAGACCTCCTACGCGTTCGTGCTCGGCGTGATCGGCGTCCTCCTCGTCCTGGAGGCGACCCGGCGGGCCATCAGCCTCTACCTGATGATCATCGTCGCCTCGTTCGTCGTCTACGCCCGATTCGGCTTCCTCATCCCGCAGGACGCGGCCTACGTCGGCGTCCTCTCGATCCCGCCGCTCGACTGGACCTCCATCGTCCAGAACCTCTGGTACAACACGGAGAACGGCGTGTTCGGCATCCCGGTCACCGTCTCCGTGCAGTTCATCTACATCTTCATCCTCTTTGGCGCGTTCCTGGAGATGTCCGGCGCGGGCCAGTGGTTCATCGACCTGGCCTACGGCGTGACCGGGACCCGACAGGGCGGCCCGGCCAAGGCCTCCATCCTCGCCAGCGGCTTCATGGGGACCATCTCCGGCTCCTCGATCGCCAACACCGTCACCACGGGCGCGTTCACGATCCCGCTGATGAAGCGGTCGGGCTACCGCCCGGAGTTCGCGGGCGGCGTCGAGGCCTCCGCCTCCTCTGGCGGGCAGATCCTCCCGCCGGTGATGGGCGCGGCCGCCTTCCTCATCGTCCAGTACACCGTGACGCCGTTCCGGGACGTCATCGTCGCGGCGACGATCCCCGCCATCGTCTTCTTCTTCGGCGTCTGGGTGATGGTCCACTTCGAGGCGAGCAAGGAGGGGATCGGTGGCCTCGATCCCTCGGAACTGGTGGACGTGCGCGACCACCTCCGGAGCGGGTGGTTCTACCTCGTCCCCATCGGGCTCCTCCTCTTCTATCTCATCGTCGAACGCCTGTCGGTCGCCCGCTCGGCGTGGTTCACGCTCATCGCCATCGGGGCGCTCATCACGCTCGTCGCGGCCTACAGCGACGAGACGCGGGGGCGACTCGGCGCGATCTTCGGGGTCCTGTTCGTCGGCACGCTCCTCGCGGAGCTGCTCGCCGGCGCGGGCGTCCTCGGGGCCATCGCCGGCGAGGGAGAGGGTCCCCAGTCCCTCGGGGCGGCCTTCGCCGCGACGGTCGGCGAACTGGGCGGGATCGCCATCGTCGCGGGCGTCCTCACGCTGGCCACGCGGCCGTACCTCGACTCGCCCATCCTCGCCTACGACGACGCCGTCGACGACGCCGCCGAGACGACGGCCGCGGCCATCGGCCGCAGCGAGTGGGCCAGCAACGGGCTCTACCGCCTGGGGACCTTCCTCGGCACCTCGATGGAGAGCGGTGCCCGCACCGCCGTCCCGGTGGTCGTCGCCGTCGCCGCCGCCGGCATCATCCCCGGCGTCATCAGCGTCTCCGGCCTCGGCCCGAACCTGGTCGCGCTCATCCGGGCCGTCGCCGGCGGCTCGCTCGTGCTCCTGTTGCTCGTGACCGCCGTCGCCTCCATCATCCTCGGGATGGGGATGCCGACGACGGTCACCTACATCATCCTCGTCTCGCTGCTGGCCCCGGCGCTGGTCGGCTTCGGCGTCCCCGAACTGGCCGCCCACCTGTTCATCCTCTACTTCGGGGTGATCGCCGACATCACGCCGCCGGTGGCGGTGGCCGCCTACGCCGCCTCCGGCGTCGCCAAGTCCGACGCCTTCCAGACGGGGATCGAGGCGTTCTCCCTGTCGCTGAACAAGGCCATCGTGCCCTTCGCGTTCATCCTCACCCCCGGGATCGTCCTCCTACGGCGCAAGGAGAACGCGAGCGAACTGCCGCTGGGCGAGCAGTACCGCGTCGTCCAGTTCTCGGATTTCCTCGACCCCGCCTTCGCCGTCTTCGAGGTGGCGATCCCCGTGCTGGCGGTGTTCGTCGGCGTCGTCGCGCTGGCGGCGACGGTCATCGGCCACGTCTCGGCCCCGCTGTCCCGCGGCCGGCGGGCCGCCTTCGCGGCAAGCTCCGTCCTGTTGATGGCCCCCGGGCTGGCCGTCTCGGGGCTGTTCGACCTGCTGGGGCTGGTCGGCGTCCCCGGGGTCGAGGTGACGCTGGTGCTGGACATCGGCCTGCGGGCCGTCGGCCTCGCGCTCTTCCTGGCGCTGGTCGTCGAGGACCGACGCCGTGCGGACCCGACGACCGATCCGACGCCGGATCCGGGGCCGGCCTGA
- the upp gene encoding uracil phosphoribosyltransferase, giving the protein MPIEQRGDASVVTHALAKDELTKLRDVDTEQVAFRKGLVRLGRICGYEIIDGRFETEYAEVQTPLTTTMGERVKGLDDVVIVNILRAATPFVEGLLKAFPRARQGVISASRDESAGMDDDGEFPISVEYEKMPDLGPEDTVIVADPMLATGSTMCTVLEHIRSQDVDPERLVVLSAVAAPPGVVRVAEQFPDVDLLTVAIDEELDDDGYIVPGLGDAGDRAFRTN; this is encoded by the coding sequence ATGCCGATCGAACAGCGCGGCGACGCCTCCGTCGTCACGCACGCGCTCGCCAAGGACGAACTGACGAAACTGCGGGACGTGGACACGGAACAGGTCGCGTTCCGGAAGGGGCTGGTCCGGCTCGGTCGCATCTGCGGCTACGAGATCATCGACGGCCGCTTCGAGACGGAGTACGCCGAGGTCCAGACGCCGCTGACGACGACGATGGGCGAGCGGGTGAAGGGCCTGGACGACGTCGTCATCGTCAACATCCTGCGGGCCGCGACGCCGTTCGTCGAGGGCCTGCTCAAGGCCTTCCCCCGCGCCCGACAGGGCGTCATCTCGGCCTCCCGCGACGAGTCCGCGGGGATGGACGACGACGGGGAGTTCCCCATCTCCGTCGAGTACGAGAAGATGCCCGACCTCGGCCCCGAGGACACGGTCATCGTCGCCGACCCGATGCTCGCCACCGGGTCGACGATGTGTACCGTGTTAGAGCACATCCGGAGCCAGGACGTCGACCCCGAGCGGCTCGTCGTCCTCTCGGCGGTGGCCGCGCCGCCGGGCGTCGTCCGGGTCGCCGAGCAGTTCCCCGACGTCGACCTGCTGACCGTCGCCATCGACGAGGAACTCGACGACGACGGCTACATCGTCCCCGGACTGGGCGACGCCGGCGACCGGGCGTTCCGCACCAACTGA
- a CDS encoding alpha/beta hydrolase family protein gives MTGRPIEAADFHDVAVPEDPRLSPDGDRVAFVKRVPTDEESYERTVHVVPSDGGATRRFTLAEGEDAEPRWSPSGDRLAFTSTRGADDDRQQLWVLPTDGGEARQVTDVVGGVSSIEWSPDGTQIAFLQRVTPEDRENDRDRAVPQEYEPEEPDPRVIDRTVYRTAERYFDGARPQAYVVSLADDEVERVTDCDHDHASPTFGDAETLYVAAHRVGEDPDDDVRYDIVAHDLAAGDSEQVHRSSGWAAALTATEDGRVAHLHSERERVSMQPVELHVYDRTSETVHDVTAPLDRTLGLDAAPVWGPDGETLYFTTPDEGATAVWEATGDGSGEPERLFRGGSVDGLDAGEDAVAVTRSEADHPGDVFLVGDDGDRRLTHLNADYLEEVAVGEPEPLTVESEQGRVEGWVLTPPGFEDGDDGEHPLVVEVHGGPHAMWTASGTMWHEFQTLAARGYVVAWANPRGSTGYGEAFMQAIERDWGEVTLTDVLAVAEAVADRESVDADEVFLTGGSFGGYLTSWAVGHTDRFRAAVAQRGVYDLTGFYGSTDGAYKLVEGDFDATPWDDPEFLWDHSPVAHADAVDTPTLLLHSDRDYRTPANTAELFHRGLRKHGVDTRLVRYPREGHELSRSGEPGHVVDRIERIARWFDGYSDHRDAARALDRPDEAGLSAGEDPDDEGSADESDG, from the coding sequence ATGACCGGCCGACCCATCGAGGCAGCGGACTTCCACGACGTCGCCGTCCCCGAGGACCCCCGGCTCTCGCCGGACGGCGACCGGGTGGCGTTCGTGAAGCGAGTCCCGACGGACGAGGAGTCCTACGAGCGCACCGTCCACGTCGTCCCGAGCGACGGCGGCGCGACGCGGCGGTTCACGCTGGCCGAGGGCGAGGACGCCGAACCGCGCTGGTCGCCCTCCGGCGACCGCCTGGCGTTCACCTCAACCCGCGGGGCCGACGACGACCGCCAGCAGCTCTGGGTCCTGCCGACCGACGGCGGCGAGGCCCGGCAGGTGACCGACGTGGTCGGCGGCGTCTCGAGCATCGAGTGGAGCCCCGACGGGACACAAATCGCCTTCCTCCAGCGGGTCACACCCGAGGACCGCGAGAACGACCGGGACCGCGCGGTCCCCCAGGAGTACGAGCCAGAGGAGCCGGACCCCCGCGTGATCGACCGCACCGTCTACCGGACCGCCGAGCGGTACTTCGACGGCGCGCGCCCGCAGGCGTACGTCGTCTCGCTGGCCGACGACGAGGTGGAACGGGTCACCGACTGCGACCACGACCACGCGAGCCCGACCTTCGGGGACGCCGAGACGCTGTACGTCGCCGCCCACCGGGTCGGCGAGGACCCCGACGACGACGTGCGCTACGACATCGTGGCCCACGACCTCGCGGCCGGGGACAGCGAGCAGGTCCACCGCTCGTCGGGGTGGGCCGCGGCGCTGACCGCGACCGAAGACGGCCGGGTCGCCCACCTCCACAGCGAGCGCGAGCGCGTCTCGATGCAGCCCGTCGAGTTGCACGTCTACGACCGGACGAGCGAGACGGTCCACGACGTGACCGCACCCCTCGACCGCACGCTGGGCCTGGACGCCGCGCCGGTCTGGGGACCCGACGGGGAGACGCTCTACTTCACGACGCCCGACGAGGGCGCGACGGCCGTCTGGGAAGCGACGGGCGACGGGAGCGGCGAGCCCGAGCGCCTGTTCCGAGGGGGGAGCGTCGACGGTCTCGACGCCGGAGAGGACGCCGTCGCGGTCACCCGCAGCGAGGCCGACCACCCCGGCGACGTGTTCCTGGTCGGCGACGACGGGGACCGACGGCTGACCCACCTCAACGCCGACTACCTCGAGGAGGTGGCCGTCGGCGAGCCCGAACCGCTGACCGTCGAGTCAGAACAGGGCCGCGTCGAGGGGTGGGTGCTCACCCCGCCCGGGTTCGAGGACGGCGACGACGGCGAGCACCCGCTGGTCGTCGAGGTCCACGGCGGTCCCCACGCGATGTGGACCGCGAGCGGGACGATGTGGCACGAGTTCCAGACGCTGGCCGCCCGCGGGTACGTCGTCGCCTGGGCCAATCCGCGGGGCTCGACGGGCTACGGCGAGGCGTTCATGCAGGCCATCGAGCGCGACTGGGGCGAGGTGACCCTGACCGACGTACTGGCGGTCGCCGAGGCCGTCGCCGACCGCGAGAGCGTCGACGCCGACGAGGTGTTCCTCACCGGCGGCTCCTTCGGGGGCTACCTCACCTCCTGGGCCGTCGGCCACACCGACCGCTTCCGGGCGGCCGTCGCCCAGCGTGGCGTGTACGACCTGACGGGGTTCTACGGATCGACCGACGGCGCGTACAAGCTCGTCGAGGGGGACTTCGATGCGACGCCGTGGGACGACCCCGAGTTCCTCTGGGACCACTCGCCGGTCGCCCACGCCGACGCCGTCGACACGCCGACCCTGCTTCTACATTCGGACCGGGACTACCGCACGCCGGCCAACACGGCCGAGCTGTTCCACCGGGGCCTCCGCAAACACGGCGTCGACACCCGGCTGGTCCGCTACCCCCGCGAGGGCCACGAACTCTCGCGGTCGGGCGAGCCGGGCCACGTCGTCGACCGCATCGAGCGCATCGCGCGGTGGTTCGACGGCTACTCCGACCACCGCGACGCAGCACGGGCGCTGGACCGGCCCGACGAGGCGGGCCTCTCGGCGGGCGAGGACCCCGACGACGAGGGGTCGGCCGACGAGTCGGACGGCTGA
- a CDS encoding IMPACT family protein: MSESYRTVGERASAAFEVRGSEFVGHVAPAESVDAAEEFVERVRTEYDDATHNVPAYRVRASPFREYSSDDGEPGGSAGKPALNVLQQRDLENVVAVVTRYYGGTNLGVGGLARAYSRAVKEGVDAAGVVETVPHERFTVTVAYDDSGSVRGLLESAGVEFEADYAEDVAFAVRVPEADGAALRDRIRSATSGRADIDGGTNR, translated from the coding sequence GTGAGCGAGTCCTACCGTACCGTCGGCGAGCGCGCCAGCGCGGCGTTCGAAGTCCGGGGCTCGGAGTTCGTCGGCCACGTCGCCCCCGCCGAGTCCGTCGACGCCGCCGAGGAGTTCGTCGAGCGGGTCCGGACGGAGTACGACGACGCGACCCACAACGTCCCGGCCTACCGGGTGCGGGCCTCGCCGTTCCGGGAGTATTCCAGCGACGACGGCGAGCCCGGCGGCAGCGCCGGCAAGCCCGCGCTGAACGTCCTGCAACAGCGGGACTTAGAGAACGTCGTCGCCGTCGTCACCCGCTACTACGGCGGGACGAACCTCGGCGTCGGCGGGCTGGCCCGGGCGTACTCGCGGGCGGTCAAGGAGGGCGTCGACGCCGCCGGCGTCGTCGAGACGGTCCCCCACGAGCGGTTCACCGTCACCGTCGCCTACGACGACTCGGGCAGCGTCCGCGGCCTGCTCGAATCGGCCGGCGTCGAGTTCGAGGCCGACTACGCCGAAGACGTGGCCTTCGCGGTCCGGGTCCCCGAGGCCGACGGCGCGGCCCTGCGGGACCGCATCCGGAGCGCCACCAGCGGTCGGGCCGACATCGACGGCGGCACGAACCGCTGA
- a CDS encoding 2Fe-2S iron-sulfur cluster-binding protein: MATITVETPDGETHAVTAEAGQPLRDALLAADLSPHGRYARRLNCGGRGLCATCGVRLLDAPEPDHWHDDLADRFGYPRLACQLAVRDGMRVELLDKRVWGGRESSGGAGSGGEGGE, translated from the coding sequence ATGGCGACGATCACCGTCGAGACGCCCGACGGCGAGACCCACGCGGTGACCGCCGAGGCCGGCCAGCCGCTCCGGGACGCGCTGCTGGCGGCGGACCTGAGCCCCCACGGGCGGTACGCCCGACGGCTCAACTGCGGCGGCCGGGGGCTGTGTGCCACCTGCGGCGTGCGCCTGCTGGACGCGCCCGAGCCCGACCACTGGCACGACGACCTCGCCGACCGCTTCGGCTACCCGCGGCTGGCCTGCCAGCTCGCCGTCCGCGACGGGATGCGCGTCGAACTGCTGGACAAGCGGGTGTGGGGCGGGCGAGAATCGAGCGGCGGGGCCGGGAGCGGGGGTGAGGGCGGGGAGTGA
- a CDS encoding amino acid-binding protein, giving the protein MFDQIMRKFEDSPGQQAVVRLLLERGFSVNEDGRVVSGGIEIPNTGIAREADVDRRVVNATTEAILEDEELRRIFRNISAVPSLLDLAPVLDLTAMTVRVRAATESGIVAEVTSAIADRDIPIRQVLTEDPEFTDEAVLYVITDEELPGDLINEIRTMPFVRTIELA; this is encoded by the coding sequence ATGTTCGACCAGATTATGCGGAAGTTCGAGGACTCGCCGGGCCAGCAGGCCGTCGTCCGCCTCCTGCTGGAGCGGGGGTTCTCGGTCAACGAGGACGGCCGTGTGGTCTCGGGGGGGATCGAGATCCCCAACACCGGCATCGCCCGCGAGGCCGACGTGGACCGCCGGGTGGTCAACGCGACCACGGAGGCCATCCTCGAAGACGAGGAGCTGCGGCGCATCTTCCGGAACATCTCGGCGGTGCCCAGCCTGCTCGACCTGGCTCCCGTGCTCGACCTGACGGCGATGACCGTCCGCGTCCGGGCGGCCACCGAGTCCGGCATCGTCGCCGAGGTCACGAGCGCCATCGCCGACCGGGACATCCCAATCCGCCAGGTGCTGACCGAGGACCCGGAGTTCACCGACGAGGCGGTGCTGTACGTCATCACCGACGAGGAGCTGCCTGGCGACCTCATCAACGAGATCCGGACGATGCCGTTCGTCCGCACCATCGAGCTGGCCTGA
- the hisB gene encoding imidazoleglycerol-phosphate dehydratase HisB, whose product MSEARTAAVTRETAETDIEVTLDVDGDGDSTVDTGIGFFDHMLDAFATHGLFDLTVDCDGDLEIDDHHTVEDVAITLGEAFDEALGEKRGIERFADRRVPLDEAVAGVVVDVSGRPYFAFEGEFSQGRVGGLTSRMARHFCRSLATNAGLTLHCEIEGGNAHHEIEALFKGLARALDDATRIDERRGDVASTKGEL is encoded by the coding sequence ATGAGCGAGGCGCGCACGGCGGCCGTCACCCGCGAGACGGCCGAGACGGACATCGAGGTGACGCTCGACGTCGACGGGGACGGCGACTCGACCGTCGACACCGGCATCGGCTTCTTCGACCACATGCTCGACGCCTTCGCCACCCACGGCCTGTTCGACCTGACCGTCGACTGCGACGGCGACCTGGAGATCGACGACCACCACACCGTCGAGGACGTGGCGATCACGCTGGGCGAGGCCTTCGACGAGGCGCTGGGCGAGAAGCGTGGCATCGAGCGGTTCGCCGACCGGCGGGTACCGCTCGACGAGGCGGTCGCCGGCGTCGTCGTCGACGTCTCGGGCCGCCCGTACTTCGCCTTCGAGGGGGAGTTCTCCCAGGGGCGGGTCGGCGGGCTGACGAGCCGGATGGCCCGGCACTTCTGTCGCTCGCTGGCGACCAACGCCGGCCTGACGCTGCACTGCGAGATCGAGGGCGGGAACGCCCACCACGAGATCGAGGCGCTGTTCAAGGGGCTGGCCCGCGCGCTGGACGACGCGACCCGGATCGACGAGCGCCGCGGCGACGTCGCCAGCACGAAGGGCGAACTGTAG